One genomic region from Stackebrandtia nassauensis DSM 44728 encodes:
- a CDS encoding rhomboid family intramembrane serine protease, with protein sequence MDDNPNAPVCYRHPQKETYVRCARCDRPICPDCMNQASVGFQCPECVREGQKSVRRPRTALGAVGGSGMVTKTLVGINVAVFLLGLVWAASLGGVGNVLGGDTTPLHYLGSLWAPPYSDIVVEGLGIKVSGVAGGAYYRLLTSMFLHYGVIHLLFNMYVLWVIGQYLERELGPLRYLGLYLLSGLGGNVLTYLLADTGASITNANSWAWTAGASGCIFGLFGAMVLINRKLGRDMSGVYVILGLNLVITFLPGTNISWTGHIGGLLTGLALGAALAYAPRANRAMIQTVAFVGVLVVFVGLIAWRTSTLNTLLSSIT encoded by the coding sequence ATGGACGACAATCCGAACGCACCGGTCTGCTACCGGCACCCACAAAAAGAGACCTACGTCCGTTGTGCGCGCTGTGACCGACCGATTTGCCCGGATTGTATGAATCAAGCTTCCGTCGGCTTCCAATGTCCCGAATGCGTTCGGGAAGGACAGAAGTCGGTCCGCCGCCCCCGCACCGCGCTCGGCGCGGTCGGGGGCAGCGGCATGGTCACCAAGACCCTCGTGGGCATCAACGTCGCCGTGTTCCTGCTGGGACTGGTGTGGGCGGCGAGCCTGGGCGGGGTCGGCAACGTCCTCGGCGGTGACACCACCCCGCTGCACTACCTGGGTTCACTGTGGGCGCCGCCGTACTCGGACATCGTCGTGGAGGGCCTGGGGATCAAGGTCTCGGGCGTCGCGGGCGGCGCGTACTACCGTCTCCTCACCTCGATGTTCCTCCACTACGGCGTCATCCACCTGCTGTTCAACATGTACGTGCTGTGGGTCATCGGCCAGTACCTGGAGCGCGAACTCGGCCCGCTGCGGTACCTGGGGCTCTACCTGCTCAGCGGCCTGGGCGGCAATGTCCTCACCTACCTGCTCGCCGACACCGGCGCGTCCATCACCAACGCCAACTCCTGGGCCTGGACGGCGGGAGCCTCGGGCTGCATCTTCGGCCTGTTCGGCGCCATGGTGCTCATCAACCGCAAACTCGGCCGCGACATGTCGGGCGTCTACGTGATCCTGGGCCTCAACCTGGTGATCACCTTCCTGCCGGGCACCAACATCAGCTGGACCGGCCACATCGGCGGCCTCCTCACCGGACTGGCCCTCGGCGCGGCCCTGGCCTACGCGCCGCGCGCGAACCGCGCGATGATCCAGACGGTCGCCTTCGTCGGCGTGCTCGTCGTCTTCGTCGGGCTCATCGCCTGGCGCACCAGCACACTCAACACGCTGCTGTCCTCGATCACCTAG
- the mobA gene encoding molybdenum cofactor guanylyltransferase, with translation MNTPVAAHRHAAVILAGGAATRMGGVPKPELTLGGRSLVRRVLDAVPQASPRVVVGEVVARDFIVTAEDKPGSGPAYALAAGLAYVPDGVPLVVALAGDMPFLTPELTAALCEAVKGDSDGAVLVDHNGRRQWLCGVWRRQVLAERLAGAAPGSGVRQLLGGARIVDVSWLDDDLPPWFDCDTPAALAYARQLEREFRRH, from the coding sequence ATGAACACACCAGTAGCCGCGCATCGGCACGCCGCCGTCATCCTCGCCGGGGGTGCGGCCACCCGTATGGGTGGGGTGCCCAAGCCGGAGTTGACCTTGGGTGGACGGTCGCTGGTGCGGCGGGTGCTGGACGCGGTGCCGCAGGCGAGCCCGCGGGTGGTGGTCGGCGAGGTGGTGGCGCGGGATTTCATCGTCACCGCCGAGGACAAGCCGGGTTCGGGTCCGGCTTACGCGTTGGCCGCCGGGTTGGCGTATGTGCCCGACGGGGTGCCGCTGGTGGTGGCGTTGGCCGGTGACATGCCGTTCCTGACGCCGGAGTTGACCGCCGCTTTGTGTGAGGCGGTCAAGGGGGACAGTGACGGTGCCGTGCTGGTTGACCACAATGGTCGTCGGCAGTGGCTGTGTGGGGTGTGGCGGCGTCAGGTGCTGGCCGAGCGCTTGGCTGGGGCGGCGCCGGGTTCGGGTGTGCGGCAACTGCTCGGTGGGGCGCGCATCGTCGATGTGTCCTGGCTGGACGACGATCTGCCGCCGTGGTTCGACTGCGACACTCCGGCCGCGCTGGCGTACGCGCGGCAGCTGGAGCGGGAGTTCCGGCGCCACTAG
- a CDS encoding SDR family NAD(P)-dependent oxidoreductase, producing MTTVNTTAKPFDGKTVVVTGGAGGIGHAVSEAFTDAGAHVVTVDLTGADHDLDVTDAAALTRAMADVNARHGGPHVLVALAGGSLGIPRDLDAFTDEQFNKVLDVNVTGTLNACRAALPYLKQAKGSIVTCTSIGARQPSPVTGVAYAAAKAAIGGLTRRLAAEVGPDGVRVNALAPGLVLTPRLSGMFDGLSQSDRDSVTEAIALRRMPELREIVDPILFLAGEGAGYITGVTLDVNGGRYMPP from the coding sequence ATGACGACCGTCAACACTACGGCCAAGCCCTTCGACGGCAAAACCGTGGTTGTCACCGGTGGCGCCGGGGGCATCGGCCACGCCGTATCCGAAGCCTTCACCGACGCGGGAGCCCACGTCGTCACCGTCGACCTGACCGGCGCCGACCACGACCTCGACGTCACCGACGCCGCCGCGCTCACCCGCGCCATGGCCGACGTCAACGCCCGACACGGCGGCCCCCACGTCCTGGTGGCGCTGGCGGGCGGCTCGCTGGGCATCCCGCGCGACCTGGACGCGTTCACCGACGAACAGTTCAACAAGGTCCTGGACGTCAACGTCACCGGCACCCTCAACGCCTGCCGGGCGGCACTGCCGTACCTCAAGCAGGCCAAGGGATCCATCGTCACCTGCACCTCCATCGGCGCCCGCCAGCCCTCCCCGGTCACCGGGGTCGCCTACGCCGCCGCCAAGGCCGCCATCGGCGGGCTCACCCGCCGCCTGGCCGCCGAGGTCGGCCCCGACGGCGTCCGGGTCAACGCGCTCGCGCCCGGCCTCGTCCTCACACCCCGCCTGAGCGGCATGTTCGACGGACTGTCCCAGTCGGATCGCGACTCGGTGACCGAGGCGATCGCGCTGCGCCGCATGCCGGAACTGCGCGAGATCGTCGACCCGATCCTGTTCCTGGCGGGCGAGGGCGCCGGGTACATCACCGGCGTCACGCTGGACGTCAACGGCGGCCGTTACATGCCGCCGTAG
- a CDS encoding alpha/beta fold hydrolase: protein MTNNSTSSSRLAPPPVGGFAEIDGRRLFVHQSGDGGPAVVFLPGASAIGFDYYLPQQEAAKFATAVIYDRGGSGYSDPMPLPRTAEAVATELRDLLHAQNIPGPYVLVAHSLGGAYAQRFAQLYPTEVAGLVWVDAFVSNWDDFVPASNSLAASEEMAPTREQLEQALPVMREYVTAMFADFPTDVREALVDYHVSDVWVTVGIAERTKLDVLADEINAGPNLPDVPVIALTPVAVDPNQAALMSEEELRVMHDGKIKMHRALVDSVSNGEQRILEDADHSNITFKRVDAVVQAISDVIDRATR from the coding sequence ATGACAAACAACAGCACTTCCTCATCCCGACTCGCTCCTCCTCCGGTCGGCGGCTTCGCCGAGATCGACGGCCGCCGCCTCTTCGTCCACCAATCGGGCGACGGCGGACCGGCCGTGGTGTTCCTGCCGGGCGCCAGCGCCATCGGCTTTGACTACTACCTTCCGCAGCAGGAGGCCGCGAAGTTCGCCACCGCCGTCATCTACGACCGCGGCGGCTCCGGCTACAGCGACCCGATGCCACTGCCCCGCACCGCCGAGGCGGTCGCCACCGAACTGCGCGACCTGTTGCACGCCCAGAACATCCCAGGCCCCTACGTCTTGGTCGCCCACTCCCTGGGCGGCGCCTACGCTCAGCGGTTCGCCCAGCTCTACCCCACCGAGGTGGCCGGGCTGGTGTGGGTGGACGCCTTCGTGTCGAACTGGGACGACTTCGTGCCCGCCTCGAACAGCCTGGCGGCGAGCGAGGAGATGGCTCCCACCCGCGAACAGCTCGAACAGGCGCTGCCGGTCATGCGCGAGTACGTCACCGCGATGTTCGCGGACTTCCCCACTGACGTGCGAGAGGCTCTGGTCGACTACCACGTCAGCGACGTCTGGGTCACCGTCGGCATCGCCGAGCGCACCAAACTCGACGTACTGGCCGACGAGATCAACGCCGGGCCCAACCTTCCCGACGTCCCAGTGATCGCACTGACCCCGGTGGCCGTCGACCCCAACCAGGCAGCCCTGATGTCAGAGGAGGAGCTGCGAGTGATGCACGACGGCAAGATCAAGATGCACCGCGCCCTGGTGGACTCGGTCTCCAACGGCGAGCAGCGCATCCTCGAGGACGCCGACCACTCCAACATCACCTTCAAGCGCGTCGACGCGGTGGTCCAGGCGATCAGCGACGTCATCGACCGCGCCACCCGCTAA
- a CDS encoding class I SAM-dependent methyltransferase encodes MTNSPDAKRPDLGSVFTHAGVAAAYKHRPPYPTEVFDTLQELIVDEPRAVLDIGAGEGAIARPLATRVDRIDAVDVSAAMIAAGRQRPGGQAANIRWIHSDVESATLDGPYALVTAGASLHWMRWPDTMNRLVPLLSPNAKLAIVDHGPRDLPWQDELLAIIKRHSRNPDYDPSFSIVDFLVGQGLLDDIDKAEFGPTPFWQPVADYVEQFHSTATLAREHMSPREVREFDEAVEAAVSPWITDGRVKLPIVAKVVWGRPQAG; translated from the coding sequence GTGACGAATTCACCGGACGCGAAGCGGCCAGATCTCGGCAGCGTCTTCACCCACGCTGGTGTGGCCGCCGCGTACAAGCATCGCCCGCCTTACCCCACCGAGGTCTTCGACACGCTCCAAGAGCTCATCGTCGACGAGCCCCGAGCAGTGCTGGACATCGGCGCTGGCGAGGGAGCGATTGCCCGCCCACTCGCGACCAGAGTGGACCGTATCGACGCCGTCGACGTCTCGGCGGCCATGATCGCCGCTGGGCGGCAACGCCCCGGCGGGCAAGCCGCCAACATCCGCTGGATCCACAGCGACGTGGAGTCAGCCACGTTGGATGGCCCATACGCGCTGGTGACAGCGGGTGCGAGCCTGCACTGGATGCGCTGGCCCGACACGATGAACCGGCTGGTACCGCTGCTGAGCCCCAACGCGAAGTTGGCCATCGTGGACCACGGCCCCCGGGATCTGCCGTGGCAGGACGAGCTTCTCGCCATCATCAAGCGACACTCCCGCAACCCGGACTACGACCCGAGTTTCTCCATTGTCGACTTCCTGGTCGGTCAGGGCCTGCTCGACGACATCGACAAGGCCGAGTTCGGGCCCACACCGTTCTGGCAGCCGGTAGCCGACTATGTGGAGCAGTTCCACTCCACGGCCACCCTGGCCCGGGAACACATGTCACCGCGAGAGGTCCGCGAGTTCGACGAAGCCGTTGAAGCAGCGGTCAGTCCGTGGATCACCGACGGCCGCGTGAAGCTCCCCATCGTCGCGAAAGTCGTCTGGGGACGACCGCAAGCGGGCTGA
- a CDS encoding peptidylprolyl isomerase — translation MTTATLHTNVGDIVIQLFDNHAPKTVANFVGLAEGTQEYTDPTTGSSGSGPYYDGTVFHRVIDGFMIQGGDPTGTGRGGPGYQFDDEIHPDLAYVKPYLLGMANAGKGTNGSQFFITTGPQPHLTGKHTIFGEVSDPASQKIVDTIGSTQTGAGDRPVNEIRIERVTITR, via the coding sequence ATGACTACCGCGACCTTGCACACGAACGTGGGCGACATCGTTATCCAGCTGTTCGACAACCACGCACCCAAGACCGTGGCCAACTTCGTCGGACTGGCCGAGGGCACCCAGGAGTACACCGACCCGACCACCGGGTCGAGCGGCAGCGGCCCCTACTACGACGGCACCGTCTTCCACCGGGTCATCGACGGCTTCATGATCCAGGGCGGCGACCCCACCGGGACCGGTCGCGGCGGCCCCGGCTACCAGTTCGACGACGAGATCCACCCGGACCTGGCCTACGTGAAGCCGTACCTGCTGGGCATGGCCAACGCGGGCAAGGGCACCAACGGATCCCAGTTCTTCATCACCACCGGTCCGCAGCCGCACCTGACCGGCAAGCACACCATCTTCGGCGAGGTCAGCGACCCGGCCTCCCAGAAGATCGTGGACACGATCGGCTCCACCCAGACCGGCGCCGGCGATCGTCCTGTAAACGAGATTCGCATTGAGCGCGTTACCATTACGCGCTAA
- the fdhD gene encoding formate dehydrogenase accessory sulfurtransferase FdhD has translation MGRASDRRKILRIDTHGRRHRPDTLAAEEPLEIQLNGSPFTVTMRTPGDDVDLALGFLHAEGVIADPKDTAGAKHCTDSDLNVLDVTLRVPAPSPARGFTVSSACGVCGSASLDALQAHYAEKLRYDLAADPIRVTPDLLQSLPDRLRAAQRIFDRTGGLHAAALFTSDGELICAREDVGRHNAVDKVIGWALREDRLPLTSHLLAVSGRAGSEIVHKAAMAGIPVLTAVSAPSTLAVDLARGWNLTLAGFVRDGQCNVYSGEQRITD, from the coding sequence ATGGGACGAGCCAGCGACCGCCGCAAGATACTGCGCATCGACACCCACGGGCGCCGCCACCGCCCGGACACCCTCGCGGCCGAGGAACCCCTCGAAATCCAGCTGAACGGCTCACCCTTCACCGTCACCATGCGCACCCCCGGCGACGACGTCGACCTGGCCCTGGGCTTCCTGCACGCCGAAGGCGTCATCGCCGACCCGAAGGACACCGCCGGAGCCAAACACTGCACCGACAGCGACCTCAACGTCCTCGACGTGACCCTTAGAGTCCCCGCCCCCTCACCGGCACGGGGCTTCACCGTCTCCAGTGCCTGCGGCGTGTGCGGCAGCGCCAGCCTTGACGCCCTCCAGGCCCACTACGCCGAGAAACTCCGCTACGACCTGGCCGCCGACCCCATCCGCGTCACCCCCGACCTGCTGCAATCCCTACCCGACCGACTCCGAGCCGCCCAACGCATCTTCGACCGCACCGGAGGCCTCCACGCCGCCGCCCTGTTCACCTCCGACGGTGAACTCATCTGCGCCCGCGAGGACGTCGGCCGCCACAACGCGGTCGACAAGGTCATCGGCTGGGCCCTCCGCGAAGACCGCCTCCCGCTAACCAGCCACCTGCTCGCCGTCAGCGGCCGCGCGGGCTCCGAGATCGTCCACAAAGCCGCGATGGCTGGAATCCCCGTGCTGACAGCGGTCTCAGCGCCCAGCACCCTGGCCGTCGACCTGGCCCGAGGCTGGAACCTCACCCTCGCGGGCTTCGTCCGCGACGGCCAGTGCAACGTCTACTCGGGCGAGCAACGCATCACCGACTAA
- a CDS encoding PLP-dependent aminotransferase family protein, with product MAPTDVISFSRGAPSLDIVDIEGLKAAAAKAFETDPARIAGYGTAVGYPPLREWIAAKHNVPVEQVIVTNGSLQADAFLFDALVTPDSPVIVERPTYDRTLLGLRNRRGQLHPVHVQPDGLDVAELAEILKGGVRPTLAHVIPNFQNPAGVTLSGPKRTELLRLANEYDFVIFEDDPYLDIRFRGENLPTMLELDDNDKVVFASSFSKTICPGLRTGYLVGPTDLIKKITTMATNTYVAPNMLAQATVYQFAASGALDASIANVKKALAERADALGAALTKHLPQATFVLPDGGYFLWVDFGDDVDVDKLAPAAEARGVQVVKGTGFVVDGGQHSLRLAYSAVSTDRIDEGVRRLAAAVEDCR from the coding sequence ATGGCACCTACAGACGTCATCTCCTTCTCTCGTGGGGCACCCAGCCTCGACATCGTTGACATCGAAGGTCTCAAGGCCGCCGCCGCGAAGGCCTTCGAGACCGACCCGGCACGCATCGCGGGCTACGGCACCGCCGTGGGCTACCCGCCGCTGCGCGAGTGGATCGCCGCCAAGCACAACGTGCCCGTCGAGCAGGTCATCGTCACCAACGGCTCGCTGCAGGCCGACGCGTTCCTGTTCGACGCCCTGGTCACCCCCGACTCCCCCGTCATCGTCGAACGCCCCACCTACGACCGCACCCTGCTGGGCCTGCGCAACCGCCGCGGCCAGCTGCACCCGGTACACGTCCAGCCCGACGGCCTCGACGTCGCCGAACTGGCCGAGATCCTCAAGGGCGGCGTGCGTCCGACCCTGGCCCACGTCATCCCGAACTTCCAGAACCCCGCCGGTGTCACCCTGTCCGGCCCGAAGCGCACCGAGCTGCTGCGGCTGGCCAACGAGTACGACTTCGTGATCTTCGAGGACGACCCGTACCTGGACATCCGGTTCCGGGGCGAGAACCTGCCGACGATGCTGGAACTGGACGACAACGACAAGGTCGTGTTCGCCTCGTCGTTCTCCAAGACCATCTGCCCGGGTCTGCGCACCGGCTACCTGGTCGGTCCCACCGACCTGATCAAGAAGATCACGACCATGGCCACCAACACCTACGTGGCGCCCAACATGCTGGCCCAGGCCACGGTCTACCAGTTCGCGGCCTCCGGTGCCCTGGACGCGTCGATCGCCAACGTCAAGAAGGCGCTGGCCGAACGCGCCGACGCCCTCGGCGCCGCGCTGACCAAGCACCTGCCGCAGGCCACGTTCGTGCTGCCCGACGGCGGCTACTTCCTGTGGGTCGACTTCGGCGACGACGTCGACGTCGACAAGCTGGCCCCGGCCGCCGAGGCCCGGGGGGTCCAGGTCGTCAAGGGCACCGGTTTCGTGGTCGACGGTGGACAGCACAGTCTGCGATTGGCCTACTCCGCGGTGTCGACCGACCGCATCGACGAGGGCGTCCGCCGCCTGGCAGCGGCCGTTGAGGACTGTCGATAA
- a CDS encoding DUF4192 domain-containing protein, whose translation MTPSCEPPTEPDAADISLSTPMDLLSAIPYLVGYIPADSLVLVGLDAKQITATLRVDLPRTDQPVTKLRISPDVLRRNKVEAAVIAGYGPPERVTRCVDHLRRMLAAQNIELVDALRVTDGTFWSYVCQEPACCPPEGRPVNPGDSPVDAAFTYAGMRALPHRQAVTAQLEPVKGPTRAAVTRATNQVRKLLDDTDAMFSARETLLDEARTILAKATEAGAPLPEIDQTVRLAAALTDAKLQTEAMTLVDSHSPHKMVDLWLWVTRHVAPAFRARPAALLGFAAWRCGNGVLATEAVRRSLTDDPHCPLAMVLGRLLDEGVPPSSIPKITGELLLPLPCSPAG comes from the coding sequence ATGACACCTTCATGCGAGCCACCCACCGAACCCGACGCGGCCGACATCAGCCTCTCCACCCCCATGGACCTGTTGTCCGCCATCCCCTACCTGGTCGGCTACATACCGGCCGACAGCCTCGTCCTGGTGGGCCTGGACGCCAAGCAGATCACGGCCACCCTGCGGGTCGACCTGCCCCGGACCGACCAACCCGTCACCAAACTGCGCATCTCCCCCGACGTCCTACGCCGCAACAAGGTCGAAGCCGCCGTGATCGCCGGTTACGGCCCGCCCGAACGGGTCACCCGCTGCGTCGACCACCTCCGCCGCATGCTGGCGGCGCAGAACATCGAGCTCGTCGACGCGCTGCGCGTCACCGACGGCACCTTCTGGTCCTACGTCTGTCAGGAACCCGCGTGCTGCCCGCCGGAGGGCAGGCCGGTCAACCCCGGCGACTCCCCGGTCGACGCGGCCTTCACCTACGCGGGCATGCGGGCCCTACCGCACCGCCAAGCCGTCACCGCCCAGCTGGAACCGGTCAAGGGCCCCACCCGAGCCGCCGTCACCCGGGCCACCAACCAGGTACGCAAACTCTTGGACGACACCGACGCCATGTTCTCAGCCCGCGAGACCCTGCTCGACGAGGCCCGGACCATCCTCGCCAAAGCCACCGAGGCGGGTGCCCCGCTGCCGGAGATCGACCAAACGGTGAGGCTGGCCGCGGCGCTGACCGACGCCAAGCTCCAGACCGAGGCGATGACTTTGGTCGACAGCCACAGCCCGCACAAGATGGTCGACCTATGGCTGTGGGTGACCCGCCATGTGGCCCCCGCCTTCCGAGCCCGGCCCGCGGCGTTGCTGGGGTTCGCCGCGTGGCGCTGCGGCAACGGCGTGCTGGCCACCGAGGCGGTGCGCCGATCCCTCACCGACGACCCGCACTGTCCACTGGCGATGGTGCTCGGTCGCCTGCTGGACGAGGGCGTGCCACCGTCCTCGATCCCGAAGATCACCGGCGAACTGCTGCTGCCACTGCCCTGCTCCCCGGCCGGATAG
- a CDS encoding bifunctional salicylyl-CoA 5-hydroxylase/oxidoreductase: MRIAVIGGGPGGLFFAALARQRDPQCHVDVFERNESGTTYGFGVVFSDETLDNFAEADPRIHADMASRFVTWQDIDTYYTPDVGGPTTKLTSTGHAFAAMSRVELLNLLSKRCLDVGVNVHYGDEAPPLAALRDSYDLVVGADGVRSQTRNALAEHFRPTLDVRHNRYIWLGTSKVFDSFTFDVRATPHGVMQLHAYPYGDGSTAIVEMREDVWRRANPTAADCTEVFADRLDGHSLHGKGTDWIDFATVRCSSWSVGNVVLLGDAAHTAHFSIGSGTKLAMEDAAALADAVTSAPTLAEALASFETTRRPVVESTQRAAQASLEWFEDLQQYLVQHPTQFGFNLLTRSRRITYDNLRLRDPRYIAELDAWFAADEVARGAMPEPATPRPPMFQPFRLGPLTLKNRVIVSPMDMYSSDDGVPGDFHLVHLGSKALGGAGLVMTEMVCVSESGRITPGCAGLYDDEQQRAWKRIVEFVHANSDARIGVQLGHSGRKGSTKLMWDGIDEPLPEGNWPLVAASPLPYRPDSQTPGELTREQLAEIRDQFADSARRAREAGFDLLELHCAHGYLLSGFISPLTNRRTDEYGGDLANRLRFPLEVLAAIREVWDGALTVRISATDWCEDGITGADSVEIARAFAAAGVDGIDVSTGQVVVEEKPAYGRSYQTPYADRIRHALRAEFPRLAVIAVGAISSADDANSIILAGRADLCALGRVHLYDPHWTLHAAAEQEFPVTWPKQFRAGARKPPTGRG; this comes from the coding sequence ATGCGTATCGCGGTAATCGGCGGCGGCCCGGGTGGGCTGTTCTTCGCGGCCCTGGCCCGGCAGCGCGATCCACAGTGTCATGTGGACGTTTTCGAACGCAACGAGTCCGGTACGACCTACGGGTTCGGGGTGGTGTTCTCCGACGAGACGCTCGACAACTTCGCCGAGGCGGATCCCCGGATACACGCCGACATGGCGTCCCGCTTCGTCACCTGGCAGGACATCGACACCTATTACACCCCCGACGTCGGCGGCCCGACCACGAAGCTGACCTCCACCGGCCACGCGTTCGCCGCGATGAGCCGGGTGGAGCTGTTGAACCTGCTGTCGAAACGCTGCCTCGACGTCGGCGTGAACGTCCACTATGGCGACGAAGCGCCGCCGCTCGCCGCACTGCGCGACAGCTACGACCTTGTGGTCGGCGCCGACGGCGTCCGCTCCCAGACCCGCAACGCGCTGGCCGAGCACTTCCGGCCCACCCTGGACGTGCGGCACAACCGCTACATCTGGCTGGGCACCAGCAAGGTCTTCGACTCGTTCACCTTCGACGTGCGCGCCACCCCGCACGGGGTGATGCAGCTGCACGCCTACCCCTACGGCGACGGCTCGACCGCCATCGTGGAGATGCGCGAGGACGTGTGGCGGCGCGCCAACCCCACCGCCGCCGACTGCACCGAGGTCTTCGCCGACCGCCTCGACGGGCATTCCCTGCACGGCAAGGGAACCGACTGGATCGACTTCGCGACCGTGCGCTGCTCGTCGTGGAGCGTCGGCAATGTCGTCCTGCTGGGGGACGCCGCCCACACCGCTCACTTCTCGATTGGTTCGGGCACCAAACTGGCCATGGAGGACGCCGCCGCGCTCGCCGACGCCGTCACCTCCGCGCCGACGCTCGCCGAGGCGCTGGCGTCCTTCGAGACCACCCGGCGTCCGGTGGTCGAGTCGACGCAGCGCGCCGCCCAGGCCAGCCTGGAGTGGTTCGAGGATCTCCAGCAGTACCTGGTGCAGCACCCCACCCAGTTCGGGTTCAACCTGCTGACCCGTTCCCGTCGGATCACCTACGACAACCTGCGGCTGCGCGACCCCCGCTACATCGCGGAACTGGACGCGTGGTTCGCCGCCGACGAGGTCGCGCGCGGCGCGATGCCCGAACCGGCGACCCCCCGGCCGCCGATGTTCCAGCCGTTCCGGCTGGGCCCGTTGACGTTGAAGAACCGCGTCATCGTATCCCCGATGGACATGTACTCCTCCGACGACGGCGTGCCCGGCGACTTCCACCTGGTTCACCTGGGCTCCAAGGCATTGGGCGGCGCGGGACTGGTCATGACCGAGATGGTGTGCGTGTCGGAGTCCGGCCGCATCACCCCCGGTTGCGCGGGACTCTACGACGACGAACAACAGCGGGCGTGGAAGCGGATCGTCGAATTCGTGCACGCCAACTCCGACGCGCGGATCGGCGTGCAGCTGGGTCACTCGGGCCGCAAGGGCTCCACGAAGCTGATGTGGGACGGGATCGACGAGCCGCTGCCGGAGGGCAACTGGCCGCTGGTGGCGGCCTCCCCGCTGCCGTACCGTCCCGACAGCCAGACCCCCGGCGAGCTCACCCGCGAGCAGCTGGCCGAGATCCGCGACCAGTTCGCCGACTCGGCGCGCCGCGCCCGCGAGGCCGGTTTCGACCTGCTCGAACTGCACTGCGCCCACGGCTACCTGTTGTCCGGCTTCATCTCCCCGTTGACGAACCGACGCACCGACGAATACGGCGGCGACCTCGCCAACCGGCTGCGGTTCCCGCTCGAGGTGCTGGCGGCGATCCGCGAGGTCTGGGACGGTGCGCTGACGGTGAGGATCTCGGCGACCGACTGGTGCGAGGACGGCATCACCGGCGCGGACTCGGTGGAGATCGCCCGCGCCTTCGCGGCCGCCGGGGTCGACGGCATCGACGTGTCCACCGGCCAGGTGGTCGTGGAGGAGAAACCGGCCTACGGGCGGTCGTACCAAACCCCGTACGCGGACCGGATCCGGCACGCGCTGCGCGCCGAGTTCCCACGGCTGGCGGTGATCGCGGTCGGCGCGATCTCCTCGGCCGACGACGCGAACTCGATCATCCTGGCCGGACGCGCCGACCTGTGCGCCCTGGGCCGGGTGCACCTGTACGACCCACACTGGACGCTGCACGCGGCGGCGGAGCAGGAGTTCCCGGTCACCTGGCCCAAGCAGTTCCGGGCCGGTGCCCGCAAACCCCCGACCGGCCGCGGCTGA